One Egicoccus halophilus genomic region harbors:
- a CDS encoding GNAT family N-acetyltransferase codes for MSELPLHRVPPEEYLAFARSVSRNFYEDESDDDLAPWLRLLREPAGDFRGWAVRDGEQIVGNYGIYTMDVSVPGGARVPMAGVTAVGVTQTHRRRGILGRLMRAGLDDAAERGEPVAMLYASESAIYGRYGFGVAVPMLNYRIDRGIRFRDAVDPTLVRPATPEQALAEWPAVLDAVRDHRPGAATRTPEWWRNTLVHDPASWRHGASGRRLVHVPGRGYTSYRIKDDWKDNLPAGEVRLAEVVAVDPEAEAALWQHVTDLDLTTTVTAGLRPVDCPLPELVTDRLRLRPTAASPLYARLLDVAAAFDARAYAVTDRLVLDVTDDLRDQGGTWSLDASPGGVETRRTADAGDLALPVDALASVWLGGVRAVQLRDARRLVEHTPGAAARLDRLVATDHAPWMPFEF; via the coding sequence ATGTCCGAACTACCGCTGCACCGCGTTCCGCCCGAGGAGTACCTCGCCTTCGCACGCTCGGTCTCCCGCAACTTCTACGAGGACGAGAGCGACGACGACCTCGCGCCCTGGCTCCGGCTCCTGCGCGAGCCGGCCGGGGACTTCCGCGGCTGGGCCGTGCGGGACGGCGAGCAGATCGTCGGCAACTACGGCATCTACACGATGGACGTCTCCGTGCCCGGCGGTGCGCGCGTGCCCATGGCCGGCGTCACCGCCGTCGGCGTCACCCAGACCCATCGCCGCCGCGGGATCCTCGGCCGTCTGATGCGCGCCGGCCTCGACGACGCCGCCGAACGCGGCGAACCGGTCGCCATGCTCTACGCGTCCGAGTCCGCCATCTACGGCCGCTACGGGTTCGGGGTCGCCGTCCCGATGCTCAACTACCGCATCGACCGCGGCATCCGCTTCCGGGACGCGGTCGACCCCACCCTGGTGCGGCCCGCCACGCCCGAGCAGGCGCTCGCCGAGTGGCCCGCCGTCCTCGACGCCGTCCGCGACCACCGACCCGGTGCCGCCACGCGCACCCCGGAGTGGTGGCGCAACACGCTCGTGCACGACCCCGCCAGTTGGCGCCACGGCGCCAGCGGACGCCGCCTGGTCCACGTCCCCGGCCGCGGCTACACCAGCTACCGCATCAAGGACGACTGGAAGGACAACCTGCCGGCGGGCGAGGTCCGCCTCGCCGAGGTCGTCGCCGTCGACCCCGAGGCCGAAGCCGCCCTCTGGCAGCACGTCACCGACCTCGACCTCACCACCACGGTCACTGCCGGTCTTCGCCCGGTCGACTGCCCGCTGCCCGAACTCGTCACCGACCGGCTGCGGCTGCGACCGACCGCGGCCTCGCCCCTCTACGCCCGCCTCCTCGACGTCGCCGCCGCCTTCGACGCCCGCGCCTACGCCGTCACGGACCGTCTCGTCCTCGACGTGACCGACGACCTCCGCGACCAGGGCGGCACGTGGTCGCTCGACGCGTCCCCCGGCGGTGTCGAGACGCGTCGCACCGCCGACGCCGGCGACCTCGCCCTCCCCGTCGACGCGCTCGCGTCCGTCTGGCTCGGCGGCGTCAGGGCCGTACAGCTGCGTGACGCCCGACGCCTCGTGGAGCACACCCCCGGTGCCGCCGCACGCCTCGACCGCCTCGTCGCCACCGACCACGCCCCCTGGATGCCGTTCGAGTTCTAG
- a CDS encoding GNAT family N-acetyltransferase, translated as MATDVRIGRIDADTLPDFRRVFAQTFGHSMSEERLGQLRPWHERDRMVAAFAGDQVVGTSGAYTFELSLPGAEPVGCAGVTVVSVRADHRRRGVLTRMMRQLFEDADERGEPFAALWASEAPIYGRYGFGPAAPTITLEVPRAARLRTPVDVSEVELVDAATATDLLPTVYDAVRRHRPGMLGLGEGWWERLVDDDPGDRHGAGEKRFARLGDRAVAVYRLKGDWADGLPTGTVQLHDLYARDPQAAATMWQFVLDTDLATTISAHRWAVDEPLPLLLANEGLAKRQLEWPLMVALVDLPTALGARSYAVDDTLTLRVHDPFQARNDGTWRLAVTDGRATCESTDAHADLELSADVLAALSLGGQRATAYAAAGRLEVLTPGAAARLDRLVATDVAPWHHVMF; from the coding sequence GTGGCCACCGACGTCCGGATCGGTCGTATCGACGCCGACACCCTGCCCGACTTCCGGCGCGTGTTCGCGCAGACCTTCGGGCACAGCATGTCCGAGGAACGGCTCGGCCAGCTGCGCCCGTGGCACGAGCGCGACCGGATGGTCGCCGCGTTCGCCGGCGACCAGGTCGTCGGGACCTCCGGCGCCTACACCTTCGAGCTCTCGCTGCCCGGCGCCGAGCCCGTCGGCTGCGCCGGCGTCACCGTCGTCAGCGTCCGCGCCGACCACCGTCGCCGTGGGGTGCTGACCCGCATGATGCGCCAACTGTTCGAGGACGCCGACGAACGCGGCGAGCCGTTCGCCGCCCTGTGGGCGTCCGAGGCGCCCATCTACGGCCGCTACGGCTTCGGTCCGGCCGCGCCGACGATCACCCTCGAGGTGCCCCGCGCCGCGCGGCTGCGGACGCCGGTCGACGTGTCCGAGGTCGAACTCGTCGACGCGGCCACCGCGACCGACCTCCTGCCGACCGTGTACGACGCCGTCCGGCGGCACCGTCCCGGCATGCTCGGGCTCGGCGAGGGGTGGTGGGAGCGGCTCGTCGACGACGACCCCGGTGACCGCCACGGTGCGGGGGAGAAGCGCTTCGCCCGCCTGGGCGACCGCGCCGTCGCCGTCTACCGCCTCAAGGGTGACTGGGCGGACGGCCTGCCGACCGGCACCGTGCAGCTGCACGACCTGTATGCGCGCGACCCGCAGGCCGCCGCCACGATGTGGCAGTTCGTGCTCGACACCGACCTCGCCACCACCATCAGCGCCCACCGGTGGGCCGTCGACGAGCCGCTGCCGCTGCTGCTGGCCAACGAGGGACTCGCCAAGCGGCAGCTCGAGTGGCCGCTCATGGTCGCCCTGGTCGATCTTCCGACCGCGCTCGGTGCCCGCAGCTATGCGGTCGATGACACGCTCACGCTGCGCGTCCACGACCCGTTCCAGGCCCGCAACGACGGCACCTGGCGGCTCGCGGTCACCGACGGGCGCGCGACCTGCGAGAGCACCGACGCTCACGCCGACCTCGAGCTGTCCGCCGACGTGCTCGCGGCGCTGAGCCTCGGCGGACAGCGCGCCACCGCCTACGCCGCTGCCGGGCGGCTCGAGGTCCTCACGCCCGGCGCCGCCGCCCGCCTCGACCGTCTCGTCGCCACCGACGTCGCCCCCTGGCACCACGTGATGTTCTGA
- a CDS encoding alpha/beta hydrolase, which produces MPSLRARLVRQGLATSVRLMRARGSGAPDPDGPLEQLEAYALRMREQMEELGDRLPLPRTASWEACDLPGVLGEWVRDEAAGDTDRVVLHVHGGAYAMGSPRSHRGLGASLSRTARAPVLLPEYRLAPEHVYPAAFEDVLSAWNWLTGEYGAEPGRVAVSGDSAGGGLGLSLLVHLRDQGRPLPGCYVGMSPWTDLAGTGGSMQELDEIDPWLTAGLVAPAARAYAGELELDDPRISPHYADLTGLPPMLVHVGGHEILRDDARRLVARARQAGVDASLGEFPGLWHVFHAFPGFPESRRALREIGAFMRRHTGDDVVLAHRRSA; this is translated from the coding sequence GTGCCGTCGCTGCGCGCCCGCCTCGTCCGACAGGGTCTGGCCACCTCGGTCCGGCTGATGCGTGCCCGCGGATCCGGTGCTCCGGATCCCGACGGGCCGCTCGAGCAGCTCGAGGCCTACGCCCTGCGGATGCGGGAGCAGATGGAGGAGCTCGGCGACCGCCTGCCGCTCCCCCGGACCGCGTCCTGGGAGGCGTGCGACCTGCCGGGGGTGCTCGGTGAGTGGGTCCGCGACGAGGCCGCCGGGGACACCGACCGGGTCGTCCTCCACGTCCACGGCGGGGCGTACGCGATGGGGTCGCCGCGCAGTCACCGCGGCCTGGGAGCGTCGCTCTCGCGCACCGCCCGGGCGCCGGTGCTGCTGCCCGAGTACCGGCTCGCGCCCGAGCACGTGTACCCGGCCGCGTTCGAGGACGTGCTGAGCGCCTGGAACTGGCTCACCGGCGAGTACGGCGCCGAACCGGGTCGCGTCGCGGTCAGCGGGGACTCGGCCGGCGGTGGGCTCGGCCTGTCGCTGCTCGTCCACCTGCGTGACCAGGGCCGACCCCTGCCCGGCTGCTACGTCGGCATGTCGCCGTGGACCGACCTGGCCGGCACCGGCGGCTCCATGCAGGAGCTCGACGAGATCGATCCCTGGCTCACGGCCGGACTCGTCGCCCCCGCCGCCCGGGCCTACGCCGGTGAGCTCGAGCTCGACGACCCGCGCATCTCCCCGCACTACGCCGACCTCACCGGCCTGCCGCCGATGCTCGTCCACGTCGGCGGTCACGAGATCCTGCGCGACGACGCCCGCCGGCTGGTCGCCCGCGCCCGGCAGGCCGGTGTCGACGCCTCGCTGGGCGAGTTCCCCGGTCTGTGGCACGTCTTCCACGCCTTCCCCGGCTTCCCCGAGTCGCGCCGGGCCCTGCGGGAGATCGGCGCCTTCATGCGTCGTCACACCGGCGACGACGTCGTCCTCGCCCACCGTCGGTCGGCCTGA